Proteins from a single region of Neomonachus schauinslandi chromosome 10, ASM220157v2, whole genome shotgun sequence:
- the KRCC1 gene encoding lysine-rich coiled-coil protein 1 — protein MKHSKKTYDSFQDELEDYIKVQKARGLEPRTCFRKMRDNCLETCRYKEELDYRRRYRMFDQRLSSETGQTYPRSCPSSQKVENRLPQWLPAHDSRLRLDSLSYCQFTRDCFSEKREPLNLSQREYNCSSYSVESGVHKHLSSENSASGHPANHKQLHQKGKRHPEEGREKPEEERPKHKRKKGCEETDLDKHKNFQRNKTQMETVRVSTEKLKNRKEKKSRDGASKKEERKRRKEKKEQGKERTEEEMLWDQSILGF, from the coding sequence ATGAAGcattcaaagaagacatatgacTCTTTTCAAGATGAACTTGAAGATTATATCAAAGTGCAGAAAGCCAGAGGCTTAGAGCCAAGGACTTGTTTCAGAAAGATGAGAGACAACTGTTTGGAAACCTGTAGATACAAAGAAGAGCTTGATTACCGACGAAGGTATAGAATGTTTGATCAAAGACTCTCATCTGAAACCGGGCAGACCTACCCAAGATCATGCCCTAGTTCACAAAAAGTGGAAAACCGGTTACCTCAGTGGCTACCAGCTCATGACAGCAGGCTAAGACTAGACTCCCTGAGCTACTGTCAATTCACCAGGGACTGTTTCTCAGAAAAACGAGAACCCCTTAACCTTAGTCAGCGAGAATATAACTGTAGCTCATACAGTGTAGAATCTGGAGTTCACAAGCACCTCTCCTCAGAAAACAGTGCCAGTGGCCATCCAGCCAATCATAAACAGCTACATCAGAAGGGGAAAAGGCACCcggaggaaggcagagaaaaaccAGAGGAGGAGCGGCCCaagcataagagaaaaaaaggttGCGAGGAAACAGATTTAGATAAACACAAGAActtccaaagaaacaaaacacagatggAAACAGTCAGGGTCAGTACAGAAAAGCTTAAGAAtcgaaaggagaaaaaaagccgAGATGGAGCCTCTAAGAAAGAGGAACGTAAgcgtagaaaagagaaaaaggaacaaggtaaagagaggacagaggaggaaatgCTTTGGGACCAGTCTATCCTTGGATTTTGA